The sequence CGTCGATCACGGCGAGCCGGGCCCGGACCCGGTCGGCGGGCGAGGCGTCGCGCGCCAGGACGGCTCCGGTGGCGCGGCGGGCGAGGTCGGCGCGGCCTGACCAGCCGGCGTCCTCGGCGGCCGCGACCAGGCGGGCCAGTTCCTCGCCGGCCAGCCAGGACGGCGTACGTTCGGCGGCGAGCAGGCCCAGTTCGGCGGCGAGGGCGCGCTGGCCCCGGCGCCGGCAGGCCGCGGCGGCCTCGGTGATCTCCTCGGCCAGCCACTGGTCGGGGGTGTCCACGGCCAGCGCGCGGTGTCGTACGGCCTGGACGGGATCGTCGACGGCCTCGGCCAGGGCGGCGTGCCCGGCGGCGCGTTCGGGCCAGCCCGCGTCGGCGGCCAGCGCGGTCGGCAGGGCGCCGGCGGTGAACTCGACGGAGCCGTCCTCCCCCACCCTGACCAGCGCGGCCCGTTCCGCCTCGGCCAGCTCGGCCTCGGCGTCGGGCCGGCCCGCCCGGCGCAGGAGGGAGATGGTGGGGCGGGCGGCGAGGGCGGCGAGCAGCAGGGTGCGGCGGGCCTGGACGGGCGCTCCGGCCAGGAGCCGGCGGGCCACCTCGCGGGCCTGTCCGGAGACGGGCAGGGCGTCGGCGTGGTGGGCGCTGCAGTCGCGGGCCTCGGCGGCTTCGGCGAGGGAGTGGCCGAGGGCGAGGGCCAGGCGCGGGTTGCCGCCGCTGGCCTGGTGGATGCGGCCGGCGAGGCGGGCCGGGAGGCCGTGGCGGACGAGGAGTTCGGCGACCTCGTCGGCGCCCAGCGGGGGGACACGGATGGCGGGGACGCCGGGGCCGCAGAGGGGTTCGCCCACCGGGACCCCGCCCTGGACGCATTCGGCGACCAGGACCCGTACGCCGGGCGGGGTGAGGCGCAGGGCGAAGCGGAGCAGGTCGGTGCTCTCGGCGTCGAGCCACTGGGCGTTGTCGAGGACGAGGAGGACGGGGTGCCGGTCGGCGAGCGCCCGCAGCACCTCGACCACGGCGAGGCGTAGTGCGATGTGGTCGCGGCCGGCCCGGGGGGCGTCGGCCTCGCGGCGCAGGAGGGCGATGGCGGTGCGCTGGGGGCCGGAGAGCTGGTCCAGGGCGGCGCCGGGTACGGAGGCGAGGAGGGCGGCGGCGGACGCCTCGGGTATCCATTGGTCGGCGGCCTCAGGGGCGAGACACAGCACGGTCTCGCGGCGCGATTCGGCCGCGGCCACGAGGGCGCGCACGACCTCGGTCTTGCCCGCGCCGGCCGGTCCGATCAACAGCGCCCGGCCGTGCGCGGTCAACGCGCGGTCGACCGCCTTGATCAGTTCTCCGTGTCCGACACTTGTGTCAGCGTGCCCCGTCGCCGCCACCACGCACAGCCACCAGCCTCTCGATCCCCAGCTCCTGTGCCCTTCCTGTGAGAGGCGACAATACGAGGTCGAGTGGCGGGCGACCACGGATTGTGACGCAGAAATCAGTCACGTCCCGGGAAAACCCGTCGGACCTGCCGATACGAGGTGTATCAGCAGGTCCGCGGGCTCGCTTTGGTCCGTACTATCTGGCCGTCAGGCCGAGTTGGCTCCTGATCAGAAGGTCAGGTTCCAGGAGTCGATCTTGCCGGTGTCGCCGCCGGCGTTGTCGTTGACGCGCAGCTTCCAGGTGCCGTTCGCGACCTCGGAGGAGGCGTTCACGGTGTAGACCTGGTTGATGTTGTCGGTGCTGCCGCCGGACCGGTTGTGCACGGTGTAGACGGTGCCGTCGGGGGCGACGAGGTCGACCTTGAGGTCACCGATGTAGCTGTGCACGATGTTCACGCCCACCTTGAGGGTGGCCGGGGCGTTGCCGGTGACACCGCTGACGGTGATCGAGCTCTCCACGGTGGTGTTGTCGCCGATGGCAACGTCCGTGGTGTTCTCGAAGCCGCCGGTGGGCGGGGTCGTCGAGGTGACGGCGGCGACGGTCGCGGCCGCGTCGGCGATGCCGGCGCCGCAGCCGCCGGTGCAGGTGCCGGGCAGCGGGCGGGCGTTGGCCTTGATCGCGGCCTCGATCTGGGCCGGGGTCAGCGAGCTCTTGGCGGACTTCAGCAGGGCGGCGAGACCCGCGACGTGCGGGGCGGCCATGCTGGTGCCCTGGTAGGGCTTGTAGGACTCGGCACCGGGGGTGGTGGTGCCGGCGTTCAGGGTGGAGAGGATCGCGTTCTCGGGGGTGGTGACGGTGCCGGGCGTGTCGGTGGCGCGGCGGGTCTCACCGCCCGGGGCGGCGATGTCGATGATCGTGCCGAAGTTGGAGTAGTACGAGCGCTCGCCGGCGCGGTTCGTCGACGCCACGTTGATCACGTTGTTGCAGCTGGCGGGCGAGAAGCCGGACGCGTTGGCGTTGCTGTTGCCGGCGGCGACGACGACGGTCGTTCCGCGGGCGACGGCGGCGTTGATGGCGTTCTGGTAGCTGGTGCCGCAGGTGCCCGAGCCGCCGAGGCTCATGTTGATGACCTTGGCGGGGGTGGCGTTGGCCGGGACGCCCGCGACGGAACCGCCGGAGGCCCAGGTGATCGCGTCGACGATGTCCGAGGTGGCACCGCCGCACTTGCCGAGCACGCGGACGGGCTGGATCTTCGCGCCGTAGGCGATGCCGGCGACACCCTTGGAGTTGTTGGTGGCCGCGGCGATGGTGCCCGCGACGTGGGTGCCGTGCCAGGAGGAGGTGCTGGCCTTGGAGCCGACACCGCACTCGCCGTCGGTGGCGTTCCAGTCGCCCTCGTCGGCCGGGTTGCTGTCGCGGCCGTTGCCGTCGCGGGCCTCGGAGGAGGTCGAGATGAAGTCGTAGCCGGCGACGATGTTCGGCGCGACGTCCGAGTGGGCGACGTAGCCGGTGTCGATCACGGCGACGGTGACGCCGGAGCCCGTGGTCGTGTCCCAGGCACCGGGGACGTTCATGCCGGCGGTGGACTCGAAGAGGTCCCACTGCTTGGCGTACTCGGTGTCGTTCGGGGTGACGGCCATGGCGTAGGCGCGGGTGTCCGGCTCGACGTAGGCGACGTCCGGGTCTGCGCGGAACTGGGCCATCACGTTCGCCGCGTCGGCCGGGGCGGTCGCACCACCCAGGTTGACGAGGGCGGCGCCGGTGCCGAGGCGGCGGTCGAACTTCGTCTTCTTGCCGGCCTTCTTGCCCTTGGCGGTGGCGTCGTCCGCCGCCGCGGTGTTCGAGCTGGCCTCGGTGGCCGAGGACTTGTATCCGACGATGAGGTTCTCGACCGGCGCGGTGGGGGCGACCGTGGCGGCGGCGGGGGCCGCCGCGGGGGTCTCGGTGGCCACAGCCACGGAGGCGGTCGCGGAGCCGGCGAGCAGGGTGACCGACATGGCCACCACAGATATGAGCCTACGTCTGGAAGCGTGCACGTGTTCCCCTTCGAGGGCCGTTCCCGGGCATGCCGGAGCGGCCGGTCAGTGCAGTGTGGGAGGTTCCGGCGGCCGCGGGACCGGGAGCGAGTTGGTCGAGCTCGCCCCGGCTCCGCCGCGCGCCACGTCGCCCGAGCCGCAACGGCGGGGCCAGGCAACGGCGGTCCCGGCTCTCCCCCCGGCCGATGCCGCCTTCACGCCATGTGGGGTTGGCGTGTGTGCCGCAGAGCCAGGGGAAGATCGCCGGTGGGCAGACAGTAGGCAACACGGGGATGAACTCGATACGGGGAAAACCCTTGTCCACCCCCTGCGGCTCCCCCCGGGGGCCCCTCGGCAGGTCTCTGACCAGGGACGTTCGGTGACCGCGCGCAGGCCGCGCGGGACCGGGGGTGGAGGCGGGGCCGGCTCTAGCGGGGCGGGAACAGCTTGCGGAAGTACGTCCAGCTGGTCTCGTTCGGCTCGCTCCACTTCTCCGGCGCGTGGGCGAATTCAGGCTGATTTTCGGCGATATAGGCGCGGGTGCGCTCCGGAACCTGCGTGTACGAGTCCAGCTTGCGGCCGCGGCAGTGGAAGGTGAGGCCGCCGGGGCGCTGCCCCTGTTCCATCCAGGGCAGCCACGGGGACATCCGGGTCCAGGACATCGTGGCGGGGACGCTCACCGCGTCGGTGGTCAGGGTGGTCGCGGGCGCGAAGAACTGGAACAGCTCCAGGGCGCGGTAGGTGTCGTCGGCGGACTGTGCCGGGTACTCCTCGACCGGCAGGGGCGAGGGGTAGGCCAGCGGGATCTCCAGGCTGAAGCAGATCTGGTCGCCCAGTTCCGTCATGGGGACCGGGAAGGGGCGCCACTTCTGGTCGGCCGGATCGTTCCAGACGTGGACGACCGGCCTGTCCTGCCAGGTCTCCAGGATCTCCCGGGTCACGGGGTCGAGGTAGAAGGCGGCTTCCCTGGACAGGAGCTGGTAGCCGCCGAGCTCCTCGTCCACCACGAGGCGCGCGACGTTGAGCCCTTCGAAGCCGAAGAGGCGCCGGTAGGGCTCGCCCGGGGCCCAGGAGTGGACGTCACCGGTCCACCAGTAGGTGACCTCGGCGCCGTCGAGCGAGGCGCGGGTGCGGGCGAATGCGTGCAGGAGCTCGGCGGGTGTCAGCTCTGTTGTCATACGCCCCACTGTGCGCGGTCGCCGCACGGCCGGACAAGCGGCCCCACGGACAACCTAGGGGGTGTCCGCGACGGGCCGGGCGGGCGCGCGGCGTACGTGCAGGTGGCCGTCGAGCGGGAAGGTCGGAGGTGCGGCGGCCAGGGTCCTGTCGTACGGGTAGCCGCACTTGGCCGCGACGCGGCAGGACGCGGGGTTGTCCACCTGGTGGAGCAGTTCGAGGCGTTCGAGGCCGTCGGCCCGGAAGGCGTCCAGGGACCAGGTGGTGAGGGCTTCCAGGGCTCGGGGGGCCACACCCCGGCCGCGCGCCCTGGCGGCCGTCCAGTAGCCGACCTCGGCGGCGGCCTTGCCGGGCGCGACCTCCTTGAGGACGACGTTGCCCACCAGCCGCGCCGGCGACGACGCGCTCGGGCCCGGGCCCGGCTCCAGGACGGCGAAGCCGAACCGGCCCCCCTCCGCCCACCCCCGCTCCTGGGCCCGCACCCACCTCAGTCCGTCGTCCTCGGACCGCAGCCCGGGATCCGGGGAGTCCTCGACCAACGCGGCGACGTCGTCCACGCACCAGGGCCGAAGGACGAGAGCGGGAGCGGTCGGTGTCGCGGCGGCGTCGAGCGTGACGGAAATGATCACCGGACGATCGTAGTCAGCACGCCCGAGGGTGCCGACGGGTGACGATGACGCGGTGCCTCACGTCGGACGGGGACACACACCGGAATCAGGCGCCTCGGGGCCGCCCGGAACGGGGTCGTACGCGGCTTCGGTGGGGCCTCGGCCGCGATTCCGGCGTGGCCTGCGCCCCCTGGGCGGACCCGGCCCTGACAGCCCCTCACCTGCCCGTCCACGCACCCGGCAAACCTGCTCTGACCTGGCCTTTTCCTCGGTTTCACCTAGGCTGGGGACATCTGCCGAACACCATCGGAGGGGGATTTCGTGAGTGACGAAGCGATCGGGTACGACGCGAGCCACATCAAGGTGCTGGAGTGGCCCGAGGCCGTTCGCAGGCGGCCCGGGATGTACATCGGCTCGACCGGCGAACGCGGCCTGCGCCAACTGATCCTGGAGGTCGCGGACCTTGCGGTGAACGAGGCCGTGAGCGGCCGCGCCGGCGCCGTCGGCGTGACCCTCATGGCCGACGGAGGCGTACGGGTCACCGACGACGGTCCGGGCATCCCCTTCGCGGCCGCCGGGGACACCGAGGGCCCCGGCCTCGAAGCCCTGTTGACGCAACTGTCCTTCGGGTCGCGGCCCGGCGACCGTCGGGCCGTGCCGCTGACTCTCTTCGGCCTGGGACCCGCCGTCGCCAACGCGTTGTCGAGCCGCCTGACGGCCGAGGTGCGGCGCGCGGGGGTCCGCTGGGTCCAGGAGTACGCGCGCGGCGTCGCCGTCACCCGGCCCACCGCCGCGGGTCCGGCGACCGGGAGCGGGACCACCCTCACCTGCCGGCCCGACGCGGGCATCTTCGGGACGACGGAGTGCTCGTTCGCCGTGCTGGCGGAGCGCTTCAGGGAACTGGCCTTCCTCAACAGGGGCCTGGACATCTCCCTGACCGACGAGCGCCCTGCGGACGGCCCCCAGACGGCGCGGTTCCGTTTCCTGGGCGGGGTACGGGACTTCGTGGTCTCGCTCCCGGCACGGGCGGGGACCCCGGTGCACACGGACGTCATCGGCTTCGAGCGGGAGGACCCGCGGATGGCGGGGACGATGGAGGTGGCCCTGCGGTGGTGCGGCTCCCCCGAGGAACGGATCCGCGGCTTCGCCAACAGCGTGGCCACACCGCACGGCGGCACGCACGAGGCGGGCCTGCGCGAGGGGGTGGCGGCCGCGCTCGACGCGTACGCGCGCGGGCGTGGGCTGTTGACGGCGGACGCCCCCGGCCTCGACGCCGGACGCGTCGCCGAGGGCCTGACGGCGGTCGTGTCGGTCAAGCTGGACGACCCGCGGTTCGTCGGCGCCACACATGGAGAGCTGGGCGGCGCCGCGGTGCGCGCCTGCGTCGCCGAGGCCGTCGAGGAGCATCTCGGCGCCTGGCTGGAGGAGCACCCGGAGCAGGCCACGGCGGTCGTCGGCCGGATCCTCGGGACCGACATCCTCTGCTGAGCCCTCGCCGTATCCCGGCCGACGTCGGTGCACGGCGGGCGGCCGGTCGGGATGCGGCCCCTCAGGCGTACCTCTCGAAGAGGGCGTGGATGTACCCCTCCAGCCTCTGGGTCAGGACACGAGCCGTCAGGTCGACGCGGCCCAACTCGCGCCAGGGCACGCCGACCTTCTCCGCGTCCGGCGCGAAGCCCAGCGCGTCCAGCAGCCGCCAGTGGAGATGGGCGGCGCGGTCCTCGGCCAGGGTTCCTCCCGCGGCGGCGTAACGGTCGGCGAAGCGCATCCCCGCCGGTACGCCGTGCAGCAGGGCGAGGGCCGTCGAGCAGTGCGCCACGTCCAGGTCGGCGGGCCCCCAGGAGGTCTCCACCCAGTCGACGACACCACTGATCCGCAGGTCCTCTCCCGTACCCGTGAACAGGACGTTCCCCGGGTGGAAGTCCCGGTGCAGGAAGCGGCCCTGGTAGGCCGGGGGTTCGCGGCGGATGACGTCGATGGCCCGCTGCCACAGGTCGGGCCGCTCGGTGTCCGCGGGCGGACTCACGCGCTCGGCGGAGGCCCAGGGCTGGTAGGTGCGCGGCCGCCGCTGCGCGGGCACCGGCAGGTGATGGATGCGTACCAGTTGGCGGGCCAGCAGGTCGGCCCGGTCGTCGGCCTGCCGGTCGCCCACGCGCACGGTTCCCGGCAGCAGGGACATCAGCAAGGAGGGGTGGTCGCAGTGCCGCGCCGTCGCGTCCACCGCCACCAGTTCCGCCGCCGGTACGTCCGTGTCCGCGAGCAGCCGCAGGATGTCCGCCTCACGGGTCAGCAGGCCCTCCGCGTGCCGGACGTAGAAGGGTGCGACGAAGGACCGCAGCACGAGCGAGCGACGACCGTCCGGGCCGCCGAGGTCCAGCCGGCGCATCCGCGAGGTCCAGCCGCCGCGCAGCCGTACGACCTTCTCGATGCGTTCGGCTCCGGACAGCCCGTGCTCCACCCAGGAGCGCGTGGCGTCCCAACCTTCGCCGTACGGATCGTCGCCCACGCCTTCGGTCTCTTCGCCCGCCGTCATGGAGACAGCCTATCGATCTTCCCCGGACCACCATGCGGATGTCAGGTTGACGACGGGGACGCCAGCGGCGACGGTGACCGGCATGGGGAACGAACACCGGCTGCTCACTTTCGCCCTCTGCCTGGTCCTGAGCGGCGTGCTGATCGCGGCGGTACTGGGGGCGTGGCGAGCGGTCGGGCCGCACGCCGGGGCGGCGGACGGGCGGCCGGTGGCTTCCGACTACGTGGACATACGTGAGGTTCCGCGCGTTCCGGCAGCCGCTCCCGCCCCCGGGGCCGAGGGGTCGGCCGGTTCGATGGTGGTGGATTGCGGCCGCAACGAGGAGCGTCACTACAACGAGGACAATCTCGTGGTCTCGCCTGGCCTGCCGGGCGGCGCCCATCACACGCACGCCTACGTGGGGAACCTCTCCACCGACGCGCTGTCGACGGAGGCTTCGTTGGCCGCGGCCGCCACGAGCTGTGCGGGCGGCGACCGGTCCACGTACTACTGGCCCGTCCTGCGTCGCCCCGATCGGCCGGGCACGCGCCCGCACGAGCATTCGGCGGGGCACGGCAACGTCGGCGAGATCGTGCCGGAGGCCTCGGTCCGGGTGGAGTTCCGCGGCAATCCCGTGAGCAAGGTGGTGCCGATGCCGCGCTTCCTGCGCGGGATGACCGGGGACGCCGTCGCGTACACGGCGGGCAGCGAGGCCGACGTCCGGGCCCGGTGGGGGTGTTCGGGCTCCCCCGACCGGGCCACCACCCGCTATCCGCGCTGCCCGGCGGGCGAGCGCGTCACCCGCACCCTCGTCTTCCCGAGCTGCTGGAACGGCATCGACACCGTCGGCGTCACGCACCGCTCGCACCTGTTGTTCACGGCCGCGAACGGCGTCTGCCCGAAGGACACCTTCCCCGTGCCCGAACTGCGGGTCTCCCTCGCCTACGACATCCCCTCGGGGCTGAACGTGGCCCTCGATTCCTTCCCCGAGCAGCGGCACAGCCCGAAGACGGATCACGCGATGTTCGTGAACGTGATGACCGATCGGCAGATGGCCACGGTCGTCGACTGCCTCAACAAGGGCCGTGCCTGCCGGGCCTGAGCGACCGATCCGAGCGACGGATCCGAGCGACGGGGTCCGAGTGACGTAGGTCACGTGAACCGAATCCGTCCTGGTGGCGTGTTCCGACCGCACCACACATGCGAGGAAGACGGAGAGGGTGAGATGGCCGGACCACTGTGGCCCCGCACTCGGCGGGGCTCGACCGATGAGGCACTGATCAAGTCGGTGTACGAGGAGCACGGCCACGCCCTGCTCGCGTACGCCACCCGGCTGACCGGGGATCGGGCCGCCGCCGAGGATGTCGTACAGGAGACGCTGATCCGGGCCTGGCGCCACTCCGAGGTGCTGGTCAACGGAAAGGGCTCGGTGCGCGGCTGGCTGCTCACGGTGGCCCGCAACATCATCACCGACCGCTACCGGGCCAAGGCCGCCCGACCGCCCGAGGT comes from Streptomyces virginiae and encodes:
- a CDS encoding S8 family peptidase → MSVTLLAGSATASVAVATETPAAAPAAATVAPTAPVENLIVGYKSSATEASSNTAAADDATAKGKKAGKKTKFDRRLGTGAALVNLGGATAPADAANVMAQFRADPDVAYVEPDTRAYAMAVTPNDTEYAKQWDLFESTAGMNVPGAWDTTTGSGVTVAVIDTGYVAHSDVAPNIVAGYDFISTSSEARDGNGRDSNPADEGDWNATDGECGVGSKASTSSWHGTHVAGTIAAATNNSKGVAGIAYGAKIQPVRVLGKCGGATSDIVDAITWASGGSVAGVPANATPAKVINMSLGGSGTCGTSYQNAINAAVARGTTVVVAAGNSNANASGFSPASCNNVINVASTNRAGERSYYSNFGTIIDIAAPGGETRRATDTPGTVTTPENAILSTLNAGTTTPGAESYKPYQGTSMAAPHVAGLAALLKSAKSSLTPAQIEAAIKANARPLPGTCTGGCGAGIADAAATVAAVTSTTPPTGGFENTTDVAIGDNTTVESSITVSGVTGNAPATLKVGVNIVHSYIGDLKVDLVAPDGTVYTVHNRSGGSTDNINQVYTVNASSEVANGTWKLRVNDNAGGDTGKIDSWNLTF
- a CDS encoding DUF1838 family protein — protein: MTTELTPAELLHAFARTRASLDGAEVTYWWTGDVHSWAPGEPYRRLFGFEGLNVARLVVDEELGGYQLLSREAAFYLDPVTREILETWQDRPVVHVWNDPADQKWRPFPVPMTELGDQICFSLEIPLAYPSPLPVEEYPAQSADDTYRALELFQFFAPATTLTTDAVSVPATMSWTRMSPWLPWMEQGQRPGGLTFHCRGRKLDSYTQVPERTRAYIAENQPEFAHAPEKWSEPNETSWTYFRKLFPPR
- a CDS encoding GNAT family N-acetyltransferase, whose product is MIISVTLDAAATPTAPALVLRPWCVDDVAALVEDSPDPGLRSEDDGLRWVRAQERGWAEGGRFGFAVLEPGPGPSASSPARLVGNVVLKEVAPGKAAAEVGYWTAARARGRGVAPRALEALTTWSLDAFRADGLERLELLHQVDNPASCRVAAKCGYPYDRTLAAAPPTFPLDGHLHVRRAPARPVADTP
- a CDS encoding DNA gyrase subunit B — encoded protein: MSDEAIGYDASHIKVLEWPEAVRRRPGMYIGSTGERGLRQLILEVADLAVNEAVSGRAGAVGVTLMADGGVRVTDDGPGIPFAAAGDTEGPGLEALLTQLSFGSRPGDRRAVPLTLFGLGPAVANALSSRLTAEVRRAGVRWVQEYARGVAVTRPTAAGPATGSGTTLTCRPDAGIFGTTECSFAVLAERFRELAFLNRGLDISLTDERPADGPQTARFRFLGGVRDFVVSLPARAGTPVHTDVIGFEREDPRMAGTMEVALRWCGSPEERIRGFANSVATPHGGTHEAGLREGVAAALDAYARGRGLLTADAPGLDAGRVAEGLTAVVSVKLDDPRFVGATHGELGGAAVRACVAEAVEEHLGAWLEEHPEQATAVVGRILGTDILC
- a CDS encoding phosphotransferase family protein, with product MTAGEETEGVGDDPYGEGWDATRSWVEHGLSGAERIEKVVRLRGGWTSRMRRLDLGGPDGRRSLVLRSFVAPFYVRHAEGLLTREADILRLLADTDVPAAELVAVDATARHCDHPSLLMSLLPGTVRVGDRQADDRADLLARQLVRIHHLPVPAQRRPRTYQPWASAERVSPPADTERPDLWQRAIDVIRREPPAYQGRFLHRDFHPGNVLFTGTGEDLRISGVVDWVETSWGPADLDVAHCSTALALLHGVPAGMRFADRYAAAGGTLAEDRAAHLHWRLLDALGFAPDAEKVGVPWRELGRVDLTARVLTQRLEGYIHALFERYA
- a CDS encoding DUF1996 domain-containing protein, with the translated sequence MGNEHRLLTFALCLVLSGVLIAAVLGAWRAVGPHAGAADGRPVASDYVDIREVPRVPAAAPAPGAEGSAGSMVVDCGRNEERHYNEDNLVVSPGLPGGAHHTHAYVGNLSTDALSTEASLAAAATSCAGGDRSTYYWPVLRRPDRPGTRPHEHSAGHGNVGEIVPEASVRVEFRGNPVSKVVPMPRFLRGMTGDAVAYTAGSEADVRARWGCSGSPDRATTRYPRCPAGERVTRTLVFPSCWNGIDTVGVTHRSHLLFTAANGVCPKDTFPVPELRVSLAYDIPSGLNVALDSFPEQRHSPKTDHAMFVNVMTDRQMATVVDCLNKGRACRA